The genomic DNA AGCCGATGATGCCGATGGTCAGCACCGCGACGATAATCCGCGCAAGGCTTTGCGACGATCCGTTCTGGAACTCGTCCCAGACGAATTTGCCAAGGCCCGGGTTCTGCGCCAACATCTCGGCCGCGATCAGCACCATCCAGCCCACACCCAGCGACAGACGCAATCCGGTAAAGATCAGCGGCAGGGCCGACGGCAGCACCAGTTTGGTGATCTTGGCGTAGGGTCCCATCTTCAGCACGCGGCTGACCGAGATCAGGTCGCGGTCGATGGATGCGACGCCCAAAGCCGTGTTGATCAGCGTGGGCCACAGGGAACACAGGGTCACGGTGATGGCCGACACGAGGAAGGATTTGGAGAAGAACCCGTCATTCGTCGCATAGACCGCACTGACGACCATCGTGACGATCGGCAGCCACGCCAGCGGGGATACGGGCTTGAAGATCTGGATCAGCGGGTTGAGCGCCGCGTTCGCAGTGGGCGACAGGCCCGCCGCGATGCCCAGCGGGATCGCGATGATCGACGCGATCAGAAAGCCGAAGAACACCGTCTTGATCGAGGTCCAGATCTGCCCGTAATAGGTGGGCTGTCCGGTGTAGGCGATGTCCTTCACGTCGGCGCTGCGACCTGCCTCGACCAACTTGGCGTTGCGCTCGGCCAGACGTTCCTCGAAGACCGCCTTCTTGTCCCACTTGGCGATCGCGTCGGCGTGCAGGCCGCGCGCCTCGGCCCACACGGCGACGGGACCGGGGATCGCGCCCAGCGACGTGACGACCTTGGGGGCAAGTGCCGACCACAGCATCAGGAACACCGCGATGGACAGCAGCGGCACACCCAGCAGGCGCCAGACGTCCTTCATCTGCGCGCGGGGGTTGTCACCGGCGGCGGCCT from Loktanella sp. M215 includes the following:
- a CDS encoding ABC transporter permease, which produces MTTVDPDHIAAQHREARRAVWFTRINKADAWFAVLGLGWITPLMKAAAGDNPRAQMKDVWRLLGVPLLSIAVFLMLWSALAPKVVTSLGAIPGPVAVWAEARGLHADAIAKWDKKAVFEERLAERNAKLVEAGRSADVKDIAYTGQPTYYGQIWTSIKTVFFGFLIASIIAIPLGIAAGLSPTANAALNPLIQIFKPVSPLAWLPIVTMVVSAVYATNDGFFSKSFLVSAITVTLCSLWPTLINTALGVASIDRDLISVSRVLKMGPYAKITKLVLPSALPLIFTGLRLSLGVGWMVLIAAEMLAQNPGLGKFVWDEFQNGSSQSLARIIVAVLTIGIIGFLLDRVMFAMQSFFTFSAQR